From Kangiella sp. TOML190, one genomic window encodes:
- a CDS encoding EAL domain-containing protein → MINSDTNQEKFAQGLVDLLFGDRIIRNLMLKAVFLAWLLGCCGELAANTLEPDSAELDDQLSNSITTSLAEDRLGFLWIGTRDGLNRYDGYKVEIFHSRTSNLSHDDISALVVDAQDNLWVGTRDGLNLFQQQTGRFINYFHNPAEPLTLASNKILSLAADAQGGVWVGTAGGISYFQSDTNSFKSFPIINRFGIRRPVEEVSSLYIDSEQTVWLGTTDGAIAIFDPKKQQFDLVDLPDELDAILQILEIAPEQYYLLTQKELYLWSPSRKTLQVQDLTNFGIDNPFVNVTQILKTQDQGLWLATRKNGVYSYQADQHTNHYHYTNHTQDRLGVNRVEALLQDRTGVVWLGTGAYLQRINPNRVNFQHYFARPNFSQNISAQNLVGDSTFSILIDSDNWLWVGSEFDGISLLKPKGTAYEMDLEASIKDWDGTTINGILEGSAGKLWIIASQKLWQYDKLTNNLEPLNHFDFKGATLFSGAYHHGGLWLATSKGLWEINNDGKITQHLIEQKNYSHKNIIYGLMFDQSKKFLWLATEQGLLRFYPDDKRTEGASQYLENSPSALNSPVFDIHQDIHGRLWVATYGSGLLRLDLTIQSYEQIHSDNSNLNDVIYSVVADENHFMWLATARGLYRLDPNSLSLSHFTLDQGQPIYDFNLGAKAVDKKGRIYLGGINGLISFDPKSYFEDKTQAIPVITQVLVNNNPARVGSDETAHSKLPVNRTDLLTLFSQDNSVTFEFSGMHFANPKANRFRYMLEGYDQDWIEVGASNRSAVYAKLEPNQYRFRLMASNKDGLWSPMTKDLVVEVLPSPYLSGWAILAYTLALLMFVGTFGYIMRARFKERREAQSKLQESEERLKLSLWGSGDELWDWDMQTGALHLSNEWEQDFPRDGIRSGYSDANSNIHPNDLSYVKQALNAHINGKSQHFESTYRISDDNGGWIWVLDQGKTVEFDRTRPIRMAGTIKNITDLKDAEQQLNVIVKSFENISDAVWILDDNLTYIVVNKAFESITGYVAEEVIGAPMHENAIHGMTDDFYQQIMQTLAAKGSWQGELEAVKSNGDIYPIEINVDAIRDNDGTITNYVGVFSDITYRKKAEHELRRLATTDQLTNLPNRSTFRKEVEYCLRHSDNHAQHALLFIDLDNFKRINDSLGHGVGDELLIAVAEALQEILDGNKGLVARLGGDEFIVFLQDVDAWNHPAKIAQEILDRFGQTLKLSNNEILVSPSIGIVMSPENGQTAEELLRNADTAMYYAKKKGKNTFQFYTRQMNEQAKMRLTLENDLRQAIEKDEFVVFYQPKVNLATGKVSGLEALVRWRSEERGLVPPNEFIPLAEESGLIIPISQQVIEKACLKLRDWRARGIFDGKMAINLSAIQFYHENLWETVKNALHLAKIEAEAIEFEITEGMVMQDLSHSIQQMNTLKEMGVSLALDDFGVGYSSLGNLKEFPIDTLKIDRSFIWDLDDSARDRQLVASIVTLAHNLGIRVVAEGVETVHQVEALKSMNCEEIQGFIYSPPVPDFEIEKLLTDANSTLDKALEEAAEDLFEG, encoded by the coding sequence GTGATTAACTCTGACACTAATCAAGAAAAATTTGCACAAGGCCTTGTCGATTTGTTATTTGGAGACAGAATAATCCGTAACTTGATGCTCAAAGCTGTGTTTTTGGCTTGGCTGTTGGGTTGCTGTGGCGAATTGGCGGCGAATACCTTAGAGCCGGATTCGGCTGAATTGGATGATCAACTGAGTAACAGCATCACGACTAGCCTAGCCGAAGACCGTTTAGGGTTTTTGTGGATAGGTACTCGCGATGGTTTGAATCGCTATGACGGTTATAAGGTTGAGATTTTCCATAGCCGCACCAGTAATTTGAGTCACGATGACATTAGTGCTTTGGTGGTGGATGCGCAAGATAATCTGTGGGTCGGTACCCGAGACGGTCTGAATCTATTCCAACAACAAACCGGCAGATTTATTAATTACTTCCATAACCCTGCCGAGCCTTTAACCCTAGCCAGTAATAAAATTTTAAGTTTAGCCGCCGATGCGCAAGGTGGAGTTTGGGTTGGAACTGCTGGTGGGATTTCCTATTTTCAGTCGGACACTAACAGTTTTAAAAGTTTCCCGATCATTAATCGTTTTGGTATAAGGCGGCCAGTCGAAGAAGTCAGCTCGTTATACATCGACTCGGAACAAACGGTATGGCTTGGAACTACCGATGGCGCGATTGCCATTTTCGATCCCAAAAAGCAGCAATTTGATTTGGTCGATTTACCGGATGAATTGGATGCCATTTTACAAATTCTGGAAATTGCTCCTGAGCAATATTACCTCTTAACGCAGAAAGAGCTTTATCTGTGGAGTCCGTCGCGTAAGACTTTGCAAGTTCAAGACTTAACCAACTTTGGCATAGATAACCCTTTTGTTAATGTCACCCAGATCTTAAAAACTCAAGATCAAGGCTTATGGTTAGCAACGCGCAAAAACGGTGTCTATTCGTATCAAGCCGATCAGCACACTAACCACTACCATTACACCAATCACACTCAAGACCGCCTTGGAGTAAACCGAGTTGAAGCTTTGTTACAAGACCGTACTGGCGTGGTTTGGTTAGGAACGGGCGCATATTTACAGCGGATCAATCCTAATCGAGTTAACTTCCAGCACTATTTTGCGCGGCCTAATTTCTCGCAAAACATATCTGCGCAAAACCTAGTAGGCGACTCGACTTTTTCCATTCTAATAGATTCGGATAATTGGCTGTGGGTTGGTAGTGAATTTGATGGCATTAGTTTGCTAAAGCCAAAAGGTACGGCTTATGAAATGGATCTTGAAGCGAGTATTAAAGATTGGGATGGCACTACCATTAATGGAATTTTAGAAGGATCTGCTGGCAAACTTTGGATCATTGCATCGCAAAAACTATGGCAATACGACAAATTAACCAACAACTTAGAACCTTTAAATCACTTCGATTTTAAAGGTGCGACTTTATTTTCGGGAGCCTATCACCATGGTGGTTTATGGTTAGCTACCTCAAAAGGGCTCTGGGAAATTAATAATGATGGCAAGATTACTCAGCACCTGATTGAGCAAAAAAATTACAGCCACAAAAACATTATTTATGGCTTGATGTTTGATCAATCCAAGAAGTTCCTTTGGTTGGCTACTGAGCAGGGTTTGCTGCGGTTTTATCCTGACGATAAGCGTACCGAAGGAGCGAGCCAGTATCTCGAAAATTCTCCATCGGCTTTAAACAGCCCAGTGTTTGATATTCATCAAGATATTCATGGTCGTCTTTGGGTGGCAACTTATGGTAGCGGGCTACTACGTTTGGATCTGACCATACAAAGCTATGAGCAAATTCACAGTGACAATTCCAATTTAAACGATGTTATCTATTCGGTGGTGGCAGATGAGAACCATTTTATGTGGTTGGCAACGGCCCGCGGTTTGTATCGATTGGATCCAAATAGTTTGAGCTTATCCCACTTTACCTTAGATCAAGGGCAGCCTATTTATGATTTTAATTTAGGCGCTAAAGCAGTCGATAAGAAAGGGCGGATTTATTTGGGCGGTATTAATGGACTGATTAGTTTTGATCCGAAAAGCTATTTTGAAGATAAAACGCAGGCTATTCCGGTTATCACACAGGTCTTGGTGAATAATAATCCTGCTCGAGTTGGATCGGATGAAACGGCCCATTCTAAATTGCCAGTGAATCGAACGGATCTGTTAACGCTGTTCTCACAAGATAATTCGGTGACCTTCGAATTTTCGGGAATGCACTTTGCTAACCCTAAAGCTAATCGTTTTCGGTATATGTTAGAAGGTTATGATCAGGATTGGATTGAAGTTGGAGCTTCCAATCGTAGCGCGGTCTATGCCAAACTTGAGCCCAATCAATATCGTTTTCGCCTAATGGCTTCTAACAAAGATGGTCTATGGAGCCCTATGACCAAAGATTTGGTGGTAGAGGTTTTACCTTCGCCCTATTTATCGGGCTGGGCAATCTTAGCTTATACTCTAGCGCTACTGATGTTTGTAGGCACCTTTGGCTATATTATGCGAGCGCGTTTCAAGGAACGCCGCGAAGCCCAGTCTAAATTGCAAGAGAGTGAAGAGCGCCTCAAATTATCCTTATGGGGTAGCGGTGATGAGCTGTGGGATTGGGATATGCAAACGGGAGCGCTGCATTTATCCAACGAGTGGGAGCAAGACTTTCCACGCGACGGTATTCGCAGCGGCTATTCCGATGCTAACTCCAATATTCATCCGAACGATCTGTCATACGTTAAACAAGCATTAAATGCGCATATCAATGGTAAATCACAGCACTTTGAAAGCACTTATCGCATCAGTGACGATAACGGTGGTTGGATTTGGGTTCTGGATCAAGGCAAAACCGTGGAGTTTGATCGCACACGACCAATCCGTATGGCAGGAACCATAAAAAATATTACCGATCTTAAAGATGCTGAGCAGCAATTAAACGTGATCGTAAAATCGTTCGAGAATATTTCTGATGCGGTTTGGATTTTAGACGATAACTTGACCTATATTGTGGTCAATAAGGCTTTTGAGTCGATTACCGGTTATGTCGCGGAAGAAGTTATTGGGGCGCCAATGCATGAAAATGCGATCCACGGAATGACCGATGATTTTTATCAACAAATCATGCAAACCTTAGCGGCCAAAGGTAGCTGGCAGGGCGAATTAGAAGCCGTAAAAAGTAATGGGGATATCTACCCCATTGAAATCAACGTCGATGCTATTCGTGATAACGATGGCACCATTACCAATTACGTGGGTGTCTTTTCGGACATTACTTATCGCAAAAAAGCCGAGCATGAATTACGACGCCTAGCCACGACCGATCAGCTAACCAACTTGCCTAATCGCAGCACCTTTAGAAAAGAAGTGGAGTATTGTTTACGGCATTCTGACAACCATGCTCAACACGCCTTGTTGTTTATCGATTTGGATAATTTTAAGCGAATTAACGACTCGCTTGGGCATGGAGTTGGGGATGAATTGCTCATTGCGGTGGCGGAGGCGTTGCAAGAAATTTTGGATGGCAATAAAGGTTTGGTCGCGCGATTAGGTGGTGATGAATTTATCGTTTTCTTACAAGATGTTGATGCTTGGAATCATCCGGCTAAAATTGCTCAGGAAATTTTAGATCGCTTCGGGCAGACTCTAAAATTATCCAATAATGAAATTTTGGTATCGCCGAGTATTGGCATCGTGATGTCGCCGGAGAATGGGCAAACGGCAGAAGAATTGTTACGCAACGCTGATACCGCCATGTATTACGCTAAGAAAAAAGGTAAAAACACTTTCCAATTCTACACTCGCCAAATGAATGAGCAGGCTAAGATGCGCCTGACTTTGGAAAACGATTTGCGGCAGGCGATAGAAAAAGATGAGTTTGTGGTGTTCTACCAGCCCAAAGTAAATTTAGCCACGGGTAAAGTGTCGGGGCTGGAAGCCTTGGTGCGTTGGCGTAGCGAAGAAAGGGGCTTGGTACCGCCGAATGAGTTTATTCCGCTGGCAGAAGAGTCAGGGCTGATTATTCCGATCAGTCAACAAGTGATTGAAAAAGCTTGTCTAAAGTTACGGGACTGGAGAGCGCGCGGGATCTTTGATGGCAAGATGGCGATTAACTTATCGGCCATTCAGTTTTACCATGAGAATCTTTGGGAAACGGTCAAAAATGCATTGCACTTGGCGAAAATTGAGGCTGAGGCGATTGAGTTTGAAATTACCGAAGGTATGGTGATGCAGGATCTGTCGCACTCGATCCAGCAAATGAACACCCTAAAAGAGATGGGTGTTTCCTTAGCACTGGACGATTTTGGAGTTGGCTATTCTTCATTAGGTAACTTAAAAGAGTTTCCTATCGATACCTTGAAAATCGATCGTTCCTTTATATGGGATTTGGATGATTCGGCAAGGGATCGCCAATTGGTGGCTTCGATTGTTACCTTGGCGCATAACTTGGGGATTCGCGTGGTCGCTGAAGGGGTAGAAACAGTGCATCAGGTCGAAGCGCTAAAATCTATGAATTGTGAGGAAATTCAAGGGTTTATCTATAGCCCGCCAGTGCCCGATTTCGAGATAGAGAAGTTACTGACGGATGCTAATTCCACCTTGGATAAGGCATTAGAAGAAGCTGCCGAAGATCTTTTCGAAGGTTGA
- the tkt gene encoding transketolase, protein MSASSPSRFEMANAIRALSMDAVQKAKSGHPGAPMGMADIAQVLWNDYFKHNPSNPNWVNRDRFVMSNGHGSMMVYSVLHLTGYDVSIDDIKNFRQIHSKTPGHPEYGYTPGVETTTGPLGQGIANAVGFAIAEKTLAAQFNQPGHEVIDHNTYVFMGDGCLMEGISHEVCSLAGTLGLGKLIVFWDDNGISIDGEVEGWFSDDTPKRFESYGWQVIPGVDGHDPAAVSQAIAAAKADENRPTLICCKTIIGFGSPNKEGKEDCHGAPLGDDEIVLAREKLGWTAPAFDIPSKIADAWNAQDTGKKLEATWNEQFAAYQAAHPELAAELNRRLNSELPANFQSEAQQYIENLQAEGPTVASRKASQMALNAYSPMLPEMIGGSADLAGSNLTISQTSKAIDAKDASGNYLYYGVREFGMCAIMNGMALHGGLMPYGGTFLIFMEYARNAVRMAALMKQQAIYVFTHDSIGLGEDGPTHQPIEQLANMRLTPNCSVWRPCDAVETAVAWKAAIERKDGPTALSLSRQNLKHQERDTEQLANIARGAYVIKDTDGNPDAILIATGSEVELAVDAAAQMAQQGKKIRVVSMPSTDVFDAQDAEYKESVLPSSVIKRLAIEAGIADYWYKYVGLNGAVVGMTSFGESAPAGDLFKHFGFTVDNIVAKANELF, encoded by the coding sequence ATGTCAGCATCATCGCCTAGCCGTTTCGAGATGGCCAATGCCATTCGCGCCTTAAGTATGGACGCCGTCCAAAAAGCTAAATCTGGTCACCCCGGAGCCCCAATGGGCATGGCCGATATCGCCCAAGTGTTATGGAATGATTATTTCAAACACAATCCCTCAAATCCTAATTGGGTTAATCGCGATCGGTTTGTGATGTCCAATGGTCATGGCTCCATGATGGTCTATTCGGTGTTGCACCTAACTGGTTATGATGTTTCGATTGACGACATTAAAAATTTCCGCCAGATCCATTCCAAAACCCCAGGTCACCCGGAGTACGGTTATACCCCCGGCGTGGAAACTACCACTGGTCCTCTAGGCCAAGGCATAGCCAACGCGGTCGGTTTTGCCATTGCCGAAAAAACTTTAGCGGCGCAATTTAACCAACCTGGGCATGAAGTGATTGACCATAATACTTATGTTTTTATGGGCGATGGTTGCTTGATGGAAGGTATTTCGCACGAAGTTTGTTCTTTAGCCGGCACTTTGGGTTTAGGTAAGTTAATTGTGTTCTGGGATGACAATGGTATTTCCATTGATGGCGAAGTCGAAGGTTGGTTCTCTGACGATACGCCGAAGCGTTTCGAGTCTTATGGTTGGCAGGTAATTCCTGGTGTTGATGGACACGATCCGGCAGCAGTGAGCCAAGCGATTGCTGCAGCGAAAGCGGATGAAAATCGCCCAACTTTGATTTGCTGCAAAACCATCATTGGTTTTGGTTCGCCGAACAAAGAAGGCAAAGAAGATTGCCACGGCGCACCATTAGGCGATGATGAAATTGTTTTAGCCCGTGAAAAACTGGGTTGGACCGCGCCTGCTTTTGATATCCCTAGCAAGATTGCCGATGCTTGGAATGCGCAAGATACAGGGAAAAAACTGGAAGCAACTTGGAATGAGCAGTTTGCCGCTTATCAAGCCGCGCATCCGGAATTAGCAGCTGAACTAAACCGTCGCTTAAACTCTGAATTACCAGCCAATTTCCAATCAGAAGCGCAGCAATACATTGAGAATTTACAAGCCGAGGGCCCAACCGTGGCCTCGCGTAAGGCTTCGCAAATGGCGTTGAATGCTTATTCGCCAATGTTGCCAGAAATGATTGGTGGCTCTGCGGATTTAGCCGGCTCTAATTTAACCATCAGCCAAACTTCAAAAGCGATTGATGCCAAAGACGCTTCGGGTAACTATTTGTATTACGGCGTTCGTGAATTTGGTATGTGCGCCATTATGAATGGCATGGCCTTGCATGGCGGTTTAATGCCCTATGGCGGCACCTTCCTGATCTTCATGGAGTATGCACGCAACGCCGTTCGTATGGCGGCTCTGATGAAGCAGCAAGCAATTTATGTGTTTACTCACGATTCGATCGGCTTGGGCGAAGATGGCCCTACCCACCAACCCATTGAGCAGTTAGCCAACATGCGCTTAACACCTAATTGTTCGGTTTGGCGTCCTTGCGATGCGGTAGAAACAGCGGTGGCATGGAAAGCGGCGATTGAGCGTAAAGATGGGCCAACCGCCTTAAGTTTGTCGCGTCAAAACTTAAAACATCAAGAGCGTGATACAGAGCAACTAGCCAACATCGCGCGCGGCGCTTATGTGATTAAGGATACTGATGGAAACCCTGATGCGATTTTGATTGCCACTGGTTCGGAAGTGGAACTGGCAGTTGATGCGGCGGCGCAAATGGCGCAGCAAGGCAAAAAAATCCGAGTGGTTTCGATGCCATCGACCGATGTATTTGATGCGCAAGACGCGGAATATAAAGAGTCGGTATTGCCAAGTTCGGTAATTAAACGCCTAGCGATTGAAGCGGGCATTGCCGACTATTGGTATAAATATGTTGGCTTAAATGGCGCTGTGGTTGGCATGACCAGTTTTGGTGAGTCAGCACCAGCAGGTGATTTATTTAAACACTTTGGTTTTACGGTAGACAATATCGTTGCCAAAGCGAATGAGCTTTTTTAA
- the gap gene encoding type I glyceraldehyde-3-phosphate dehydrogenase → MTVKVAINGYGRIGRTALRAIYEHGYRDRIQVVAINSSHPAETTVHLTKYDTTHGRFNADVATDGEHMIVNGDKIKLYAERNPELIPWGDQDVDVVFECTGVFKDQAGASKHFKGGAKKVLISAPGAADVDATVVFGVNDDILKPEHRVVSNASCTTNCLAPLAKVLNDTVGIKSGLVNTIHAYTNDQKLIDNQHKDLRRARAAAQSIIPTKTGAAKAVGLVLPELNGVMDGFAMRVPTINVSCVDLTFEAGRDTSAEEINEIVKKAADEHVLCYNDEPLVSIDFNHSPASSTFDAGQTRVMNGNLVKVVTWYDNEWGFSNRMLDVAIKMMSV, encoded by the coding sequence ATGACAGTTAAAGTAGCAATTAATGGTTATGGTCGTATTGGCCGCACAGCACTTCGCGCAATTTATGAGCATGGCTATCGTGATCGCATTCAAGTGGTTGCGATTAACTCTTCGCACCCAGCGGAAACTACCGTTCACTTAACCAAATACGATACTACTCATGGCCGCTTTAATGCTGATGTTGCTACTGATGGCGAGCACATGATTGTGAATGGCGATAAGATCAAATTGTACGCTGAGCGTAATCCTGAGTTAATCCCTTGGGGTGATCAAGATGTAGACGTGGTATTCGAATGTACTGGTGTCTTCAAAGATCAAGCGGGCGCTTCAAAGCACTTTAAAGGTGGTGCGAAAAAGGTATTGATTTCAGCGCCAGGCGCAGCAGACGTTGACGCCACGGTCGTATTCGGCGTGAATGATGACATTTTAAAACCAGAACACCGCGTAGTCTCGAACGCTTCTTGCACCACAAACTGTTTAGCGCCTTTAGCCAAAGTATTAAACGATACAGTTGGTATCAAGTCAGGTTTAGTAAATACCATTCATGCTTACACTAATGATCAAAAATTAATTGATAATCAGCACAAAGATTTGCGTCGTGCGCGTGCAGCGGCACAAAGTATTATCCCAACTAAGACAGGTGCTGCTAAAGCAGTTGGTTTAGTGCTCCCGGAACTAAATGGTGTGATGGATGGTTTCGCAATGCGTGTTCCAACCATTAACGTATCTTGTGTGGATTTAACCTTTGAAGCAGGTCGCGATACTTCTGCTGAAGAAATTAATGAGATTGTTAAAAAAGCAGCAGACGAGCACGTGCTTTGTTATAACGATGAGCCGTTGGTTTCAATCGACTTTAACCATAGCCCAGCATCATCAACATTTGACGCAGGTCAAACTCGTGTAATGAATGGTAACTTGGTGAAAGTGGTGACCTGGTACGATAACGAGTGGGGTTTCTCGAACCGAATGCTCGACGTTGCCATCAAGATGATGTCTGTTTAG
- a CDS encoding phosphoglycerate kinase, whose product MNVLRMADLDLQGKRVLIREDLNVPVKDGKITSDVRIQASIPTIKLALKKGAIVMVMSHRGRPSEGVLTEKDSMKMVADYLNEQLDAPVRLVTEYLNGVELEQGEVVVFENVRCNVGEKANDDRLAKMYADLCDVFVHDAFGTAHRAQASTHGVAKFAPVACAGLLLAGELEALGKALDNPARPMVAIVGGSKVSTKLTVLEKLSGIVDQLIVGGGIANTFIAAEGHAVGKSLYEADLIPEAKRLIEQAKANGGEIPVPVDVVTGKEFSESAAAEAKSVSEVAADDMIFDIGEQSAEHLANILAQAKTIVWNGPVGVFEFDQFGQGTEIISRAIAASDAFSIAGGGDTVAAVDKYGIKDQVSYISTGGGAFLEFLEGKELPAVAILEARAKELV is encoded by the coding sequence ATGAATGTTTTACGAATGGCGGATTTGGATTTACAAGGTAAGCGAGTGCTTATTCGTGAAGATCTGAACGTTCCGGTAAAAGATGGCAAAATTACCAGCGATGTGCGTATTCAAGCGTCGATCCCGACCATTAAATTGGCCTTAAAAAAAGGCGCGATAGTAATGGTGATGTCGCACCGTGGTCGCCCGTCCGAAGGGGTTTTAACGGAAAAAGACTCGATGAAAATGGTTGCTGATTATTTGAATGAGCAGCTAGATGCGCCAGTTCGATTGGTCACTGAATATTTAAATGGCGTGGAACTTGAGCAGGGCGAAGTCGTCGTTTTCGAGAACGTGCGTTGCAATGTAGGTGAAAAAGCCAATGACGATCGCTTAGCAAAAATGTACGCCGATTTGTGCGATGTATTTGTGCATGACGCTTTCGGCACTGCGCACCGTGCGCAAGCCTCGACTCATGGTGTAGCTAAGTTTGCGCCTGTTGCTTGTGCGGGTTTATTGCTCGCAGGCGAGCTGGAAGCTTTAGGTAAAGCTTTGGACAATCCTGCAAGACCAATGGTGGCGATCGTTGGCGGCTCAAAAGTTTCGACTAAACTCACGGTGTTAGAAAAGTTATCGGGTATTGTTGACCAGCTGATTGTTGGTGGTGGTATTGCTAATACTTTTATTGCGGCTGAAGGCCATGCGGTGGGTAAATCTTTATATGAGGCAGATTTAATTCCAGAAGCCAAACGACTGATCGAGCAAGCTAAAGCCAATGGTGGCGAGATTCCGGTGCCAGTAGATGTGGTAACGGGTAAAGAGTTTTCTGAAAGTGCAGCAGCGGAGGCTAAGTCAGTGTCAGAGGTTGCCGCTGACGATATGATTTTCGATATTGGTGAACAATCTGCTGAGCATCTGGCAAATATTTTGGCGCAAGCGAAAACCATTGTGTGGAATGGCCCAGTAGGGGTGTTTGAGTTTGATCAATTTGGTCAAGGCACTGAAATCATTTCTCGAGCTATTGCGGCAAGCGATGCCTTTTCGATTGCTGGTGGCGGTGATACGGTGGCGGCGGTTGATAAATACGGCATTAAGGATCAAGTCTCGTATATTTCAACAGGCGGCGGTGCTTTTTTGGAGTTCTTGGAAGGCAAAGAATTACCGGCCGTGGCTATCTTAGAAGCAAGAGCCAAAGAATTAGTTTAA
- the fba gene encoding class II fructose-bisphosphate aldolase (catalyzes the reversible aldol condensation of dihydroxyacetonephosphate and glyceraldehyde 3-phosphate in the Calvin cycle, glycolysis, and/or gluconeogenesis), which produces MALITLRQLLDHAAENAYGIPAFNVNNLEQMRAVMQAADETDSPVIVQASAGARKYAGSNFLRHLILAATEEFPHIPVCMHQDHGASPAICQQSIQLGFTSVMMDGSLEEDMKTPASYEYNSRVTKLATDMAHACGVSVEGELGCLGSLETGMAGEEDGSGAEGVLTEDQLLTDPEEAAQFVKDTGVDALAIAIGTSHGAYKFTRPPTGDVLSIQRIKEIHQRIPDTHLVMHGSSSVPQDWLAVINEYGGDLGETYGVPVEEIQEGIKYGVRKVNIDTDLRLAATGAVRKFLKHNPKEFDPRKYNKVAQDAMQAICKARYESFGTAGNAAKIKPINMEQMAIDYKAGKLDPRVN; this is translated from the coding sequence ATGGCATTAATTACATTAAGACAATTGTTAGATCACGCAGCTGAAAATGCTTATGGTATCCCAGCGTTTAACGTGAATAATTTGGAGCAGATGCGTGCAGTTATGCAGGCGGCGGATGAAACTGATTCGCCAGTAATCGTTCAGGCTTCTGCTGGTGCTCGTAAATACGCAGGTTCAAACTTCTTGCGCCACTTAATTTTGGCGGCGACTGAAGAGTTTCCGCATATCCCAGTTTGTATGCACCAAGATCACGGTGCTTCGCCGGCGATTTGTCAGCAGTCGATCCAATTAGGTTTTACTTCGGTGATGATGGATGGTTCTTTAGAAGAGGACATGAAAACCCCTGCGTCTTACGAGTACAATTCGCGCGTGACTAAATTAGCCACCGATATGGCGCACGCCTGCGGTGTTTCGGTTGAGGGTGAATTGGGTTGTTTAGGCTCGCTTGAAACGGGGATGGCTGGCGAAGAAGATGGCTCGGGTGCGGAAGGTGTTTTAACCGAAGATCAACTGTTGACCGATCCGGAAGAAGCAGCTCAGTTTGTTAAAGACACTGGAGTTGATGCTTTGGCGATTGCGATTGGTACTTCTCACGGTGCTTATAAATTTACTCGTCCGCCAACAGGTGACGTATTATCGATTCAGCGTATCAAAGAAATTCATCAGCGCATCCCAGATACTCATTTGGTGATGCACGGATCTTCTTCAGTTCCACAAGATTGGTTGGCAGTAATCAATGAATACGGCGGCGACTTGGGCGAGACTTATGGCGTGCCAGTGGAAGAGATTCAAGAGGGCATCAAGTACGGCGTGCGTAAAGTGAATATTGATACTGACTTACGCTTAGCGGCTACTGGCGCAGTTCGTAAATTCTTAAAGCATAATCCAAAAGAATTTGATCCGCGCAAATATAACAAGGTTGCGCAAGATGCGATGCAAGCGATTTGCAAAGCGCGCTACGAATCCTTTGGAACGGCGGGTAACGCTGCTAAAATCAAGCCGATTAATATGGAACAAATGGCGATTGATTATAAAGCAGGAAAGTTGGATCCGCGGGTGAACTAA